From the Zonotrichia albicollis isolate bZonAlb1 chromosome Z, bZonAlb1.hap1, whole genome shotgun sequence genome, one window contains:
- the LOC141727028 gene encoding interferon-like: MPAPTASAPRLPHAAPALLLLLTALASSLACQHLWTHEDAFPGDALRLLQDMAVGHTQPCHLTEPPFFPAGLLHNNLQPHQAAATALRILQHLFHTLSSNSTRQHWPSHARNHLLNKLQHHIHHLEQCLPDNAAPFKGPRNPLLAINKYFRDIHLFLHAHNHSACAWDHVRLEARASLQHLHNLTRTMRR, translated from the coding sequence ATGCCGGCGCCCACAGCCTCAGCGCCACGCCTGCCGCACGCCGCCCCGgcgctcctgctcctcctcaccgCTCTGgccagcagcctggcctgccAACACCTCTGGACGCACGAGGACGCCTTCCCCGGCGACGCTCTCCGCCTCCTCCAGGACATGGCTGTCggccacacacagccctgccacctGACAGAGCCGCCCTTCTTCCCCGCCGGCCTGCTCCACAACAACCTGCAGCCGCACCAAGCCGCCGCCACCGCCCTGCGCATCCTGCAGCACCTCTTCCACACCCTCAGCTCCAACAGCACCCGCCAGCACTGGCCCAGCCACGCTCGCAACCACCTCCTCAACAAGCTGCAGCACCACATCCACCACCTGGAGCAATGCCTCCCCGACAACGCCGCGCCCTTCAAAGGACCACGCAACCCGCTGCTCGCCATCAACAAGTACTTCAGGGACATCCACCTCTTCCTGCACGCCCACAACCACAGCGCCTGCGCCTGGGACCACGTCCGCCTCGAAGCTCGTGCCTCTCTACAGCACCTCCACAACCTCACACGCACCATGCGCCGCTAG